The following are from one region of the Candidatus Paceibacterota bacterium genome:
- a CDS encoding integrase arm-type DNA-binding domain-containing protein: protein MARQTNKLTARSVASITKPGFHGDGNNLWLQVTKSGTKNWAFRYTFQGKSHTMGLGPVSLVDLKDARQKAQDARKLLLNGIDPLEQKKADAVAQRLEQANSITFQKAAEEYIESHKSGWKNAKHAAQWSATLETYAYSEFGDLPVASINVGLVMRVLEPIWTKKAETASRVRGRIEAILDWAKVRGYRTGENPASWKGNLDHLLPARSKVRRVKHHAALPYTEVGDFIKELREQQGTAARAFEFTILTAVRTGEALGATWAEIDLDNKTWTIPAERMKADKEHRVPLSDRAVNILKAVGQEFSMKPELPLFPGQRVKKPLSNMAFLMLLRRMEKEGITAHGFRSTFRDWAAEQTSFPQEVAEMALAHTIANKVEAAYRRGDLFEKRRELMGEWEKYCDKSFKSGEVNLGRWDN from the coding sequence ATGGCAAGGCAAACGAATAAGCTCACAGCGCGGTCTGTCGCATCCATCACGAAACCTGGGTTTCATGGAGATGGGAACAACCTGTGGCTCCAGGTGACGAAATCCGGCACCAAAAATTGGGCCTTCCGATACACCTTTCAGGGCAAATCCCACACGATGGGGCTTGGGCCGGTCTCGCTTGTTGATCTCAAGGACGCCCGTCAAAAGGCACAGGATGCCCGCAAGCTGCTGCTCAATGGGATCGATCCACTTGAGCAGAAGAAAGCAGATGCCGTTGCCCAGCGCCTGGAACAGGCAAATTCCATCACCTTCCAGAAGGCTGCTGAGGAATATATCGAGTCGCATAAATCCGGCTGGAAAAACGCCAAGCATGCGGCTCAGTGGTCCGCCACATTGGAAACCTACGCTTATTCTGAATTTGGAGATTTGCCTGTTGCCTCCATCAATGTGGGCCTTGTGATGCGGGTGCTGGAACCCATTTGGACGAAAAAGGCTGAAACGGCTTCTCGGGTGAGGGGGCGGATAGAGGCCATTTTGGATTGGGCCAAAGTTCGTGGTTATCGAACCGGGGAAAACCCTGCTAGCTGGAAAGGCAATCTCGATCACCTCTTGCCCGCCCGTTCGAAAGTGCGGCGCGTAAAGCATCATGCAGCCTTGCCCTACACAGAGGTTGGTGACTTCATCAAAGAATTACGTGAGCAACAAGGCACGGCTGCTCGTGCGTTTGAGTTTACAATTCTGACAGCCGTTCGAACGGGGGAGGCGTTGGGTGCAACATGGGCTGAAATTGATCTGGATAACAAAACCTGGACGATACCGGCTGAACGCATGAAAGCCGACAAAGAGCACCGAGTGCCTCTGTCGGATCGCGCCGTGAATATTCTCAAAGCGGTTGGGCAGGAATTTTCAATGAAGCCTGAACTTCCGCTTTTCCCCGGTCAACGTGTCAAAAAGCCTCTTAGCAATATGGCGTTCCTGATGCTCCTGAGGCGGATGGAGAAGGAAGGTATCACGGCTCACGGCTTCCGTTCGACATTCCGCGATTGGGCGGCTGAACAGACCTCATTCCCACAGGAGGTTGCTGAAATGGCCCTCGCTCACACCATCGCCAACAAAGTTGAAGCGGCTTATCGTCGTGGTGATTTGTTCGAGAAGAGACGTGAGTTGATGGGTGAGTGGGAAAAATATTGTGACAAAAGTTTTAAGTCTGGAGAAGTAAACCTAGGCAGGTGGGATAACTAG
- a CDS encoding AlpA family transcriptional regulator — MQKILRRTKVEALTGLSRSTIYNLMNEGLFPLPIRIGRGAVGWLESEVDSYISSCIEERDQQASVVGRNGELPKSTTM, encoded by the coding sequence ATGCAAAAAATTCTCAGGCGTACCAAAGTTGAAGCTCTTACCGGGCTTTCGAGATCTACAATTTATAACCTTATGAACGAGGGGTTGTTTCCACTTCCAATCAGGATTGGGCGGGGCGCTGTGGGTTGGTTGGAGAGTGAAGTCGACTCGTACATTTCTTCATGCATTGAAGAAAGAGACCAGCAAGCATCCGTTGTTGGCCGAAATGGTGAGTTGCCAAAATCCACAACAATGTAG
- a CDS encoding AAA family ATPase: MDEDVKHTLSLKRLQTILGDFRTSISPSRFTMIEQANIKPREFLYGRSIIRKYVSLLVAPGGVGKSALTIMQALAMVTGKPLLGEHVHRGALRVSIMGLEDPYDELERRIIAACSHYGITSQDIGGDDCRLFVNSGRDQKLCITMNSREGAIVDDGVKQDLIEEIKFKNIDVVIIDPFVSSHSASENDNVAMDAVAKAWADIADKANCAILLVHHSRKLNGEQISAEAARGASSVLAAARSGCVINPMTENEAAKLGMDTHRGYFRVIDDKSNIAPPVDKSDWYRIVNVTLQNGDHVGVVERWQPPNPYDAITPNVILMIQSAVAGQGYRENVQAKLWVGHIVGKIIGFDASTSAGRFRANVLMRSWIEEGYFIVVERPDENRRPRKFVEVGQFIQVAPPDNAGAGYSGAV; the protein is encoded by the coding sequence ATGGATGAGGATGTCAAACACACCCTGTCATTAAAGCGGCTTCAAACCATATTAGGTGATTTCAGAACCAGCATATCTCCCTCTCGTTTCACTATGATTGAGCAGGCAAATATTAAGCCTAGAGAATTTTTATATGGACGATCCATTATTAGAAAATATGTCAGCCTCCTTGTCGCTCCAGGAGGGGTTGGCAAATCGGCACTGACGATTATGCAAGCCTTGGCCATGGTGACGGGAAAGCCCCTACTCGGGGAGCATGTTCATAGGGGAGCTCTGAGGGTTTCGATTATGGGACTGGAAGATCCATATGATGAACTAGAGCGTCGTATAATCGCAGCTTGTTCACATTATGGAATCACATCCCAGGACATTGGCGGTGATGATTGTCGATTGTTCGTGAATTCAGGACGTGATCAGAAACTCTGTATCACCATGAATTCTCGTGAAGGTGCCATTGTCGATGACGGTGTGAAGCAAGATCTGATTGAAGAAATCAAATTCAAAAACATTGATGTTGTGATCATTGATCCATTCGTATCCAGTCATTCAGCATCAGAAAATGACAATGTGGCAATGGATGCTGTAGCAAAAGCATGGGCGGACATTGCCGACAAAGCAAATTGCGCCATATTGCTCGTTCATCATAGTCGTAAGTTGAATGGAGAGCAGATCTCAGCGGAAGCGGCACGTGGTGCAAGCTCGGTTCTTGCCGCAGCACGATCAGGCTGTGTCATTAATCCCATGACAGAAAACGAGGCAGCCAAACTAGGGATGGACACTCACAGAGGATATTTTCGTGTCATCGATGACAAATCAAATATCGCTCCACCCGTAGATAAATCCGACTGGTATCGGATCGTGAACGTCACTTTACAAAATGGCGATCATGTTGGGGTGGTAGAGCGCTGGCAGCCACCTAATCCATATGACGCAATTACGCCGAACGTAATATTAATGATTCAATCTGCTGTGGCTGGTCAAGGATATCGAGAGAACGTGCAAGCTAAACTGTGGGTCGGCCACATTGTTGGAAAAATCATTGGATTTGATGCGTCAACATCCGCAGGGAGATTCCGCGCCAACGTTCTGATGAGATCGTGGATTGAAGAGGGCTACTTTATCGTAGTTGAGCGCCCTGACGAAAACCGTCGTCCACGGAAATTTGTAGAAGTTGGTCAATTTATCCAGGTTGCTCCACCAGATAATGCTGGAGCAGGTTATAGTGGAGCGGTGTAG
- a CDS encoding helix-turn-helix domain-containing protein, protein MEKTLGSERHKALIVFLIQQREAVGMTQADLANAIEEYQSFVARLESGQRRVDVVELLRLSEVLKFDPHKIVDELITL, encoded by the coding sequence ATGGAAAAGACATTAGGCTCGGAGCGACACAAGGCTTTGATTGTTTTTTTGATTCAGCAGCGTGAAGCCGTTGGAATGACGCAGGCTGATTTGGCTAATGCAATTGAGGAATATCAGTCTTTTGTCGCTCGTTTAGAAAGCGGACAAAGGCGTGTTGACGTAGTGGAGCTATTGCGTTTGTCCGAGGTCTTGAAATTCGATCCGCATAAAATTGTTGATGAATTAATTACTCTCTAA